DNA from Megalops cyprinoides isolate fMegCyp1 chromosome 14, fMegCyp1.pri, whole genome shotgun sequence:
ACTGCTAAGGCACATGGTGCGTAAAAATCACCAACACTCagctgattccatagctgaacagttccgaacttccactggcattaatgtaagcacaaaaactgtgcggcgggagcttcatggaatgggtttccatggccgagcagctgcatgcaagcctcacatcaccaagtccaatgccaagtgtcggatggagtggtgtaaagcacaccgacactgtggagcagtggaaacgtgttctgtggagtgacgaatcacgcttctctgtttggcaggtcagatgggcgagtctgggtttggcggatgctgggagaacgttacctgcctgactgcattgtgccaactgtgaagtttggtggaggagggataatggtatggggctgtttttcagggtttgggctaggccccttatctccagtgaagggcaatcttaatgcttagGCAttccaagacattttggacaatgctatgcttccaactttgtggcaacagtttggggaaggcccttttctattccaacatgactgtgctcCAGTGCACAAAGCCatgactataaagacatggtttgatgagtttggtgtggaagaacttgactggcctgcacagagccctgacgtCAACCCtattgagcacctttgggatgaactggaatggaaattgcgagccaggccttctcgtccaacatcagtgcctgacctcataaatgctctacagaatgaatgggcacaaattcccacagaaacactccaaaatcttgtggaaagccttccaagaagagtgcaagctgttatagctgcaaaaactccatattaaagtacatgtatttgaatacaatgtcattacagtccctgttggtgtaatggtcaggtgtccgaatacttttgtccatatagtgtgtgtgtgtgtgtgtgtgtatatatgtgtatatatatatatatatatatatatatatatatatatatatatatatatatatatataaataatgcaCAGTATATATAGTAAATTCCCTCAATAGACTGAACTGACTTGCTGCCAGTATAATTTATTGCTCTTACCTTCAGCTACTGCACACAGGGTAGAAACAGCATGAGGAACAGATAATGCACCATCACAGAAAGGAAGTCGATAATGTGGATTCCTTGGCTGTAGTTTGACGGTTTTGGTTCAGCCACTGAGCTCAGAGGGAAAGAACAATAAGCATTCATTCCATTCTATTTTCTTTGGCTGTGCTGCTCACAGTAATACAAAGTGAAAAGATACTAATAACCTGCTGTTTGGCAAGAGTGTATCTATACcaccaacaaaacaaattcatctGAGAACAAAATCAGAAGTCCAGTAGCCACAAATGAACTAATTCATTGATAGGACACCTACCGTTGACACGAAGTTTAATGAAGTGGCCCATGGCAGTTTCCACAGTACCACAACATTTTGCCATGCATTGGAAAGTTCCACTGTCACTCAGAGACATGTTTTTGACCTCCAGGGTGACCTGTCGACTTCTGTTAccactgtcccctctctctgacattATGACAAGATATTTGCTCAGATCTGTGAGCTGGGTGGTGATGTCAGATGAGTGCACTTTTACCCAGAATGTTTCCAGGTCTGTACATTTCGCTTGATTGTATGTGACAGTGCAGTTGAGATGCAGTTTATCTCCCTCTTCCAGGGAGAGGATGGCCCTTTGATATATCACCTGTAGACTCTCTGTGACAGAGGGAGGCAAAGAGCATTCTTTAGACAGAGAGATCTCAAATACTTTTAAACAGTCAGTCACATTCattatatgaattatatataaataccaAAACGTCTGCTGCTTTCCCATGATTATTTCATGAAGCTAGTTCTCCTGTTAGGGTTCTGTATCAGGTCATAAATCTTTGTatgaaatttaatgtaatacTGTCTAATGAATATATAAACAAATCTATTTACCTTTGTATTACTGAGATAAAGGATGCCGTAGTCTGTTCAAAAGGCATGTGCCCTATGAATTAAGACCAATCACATACCTGTACTCAGCCACGTTGGCATACCAATGAAGAGAATTACCCCTAGCAGCAGCGGTTTGGCGGCCCCGAACGTGATCATCTTGACCCGATGGCGAGCTGCCGCAGAGTATAGAGGAAAAGTCCACAGCACTCTACTCTCCCCTCGTCTCCCTCCTGACGACTTCGCCCGACACCCTTACTGCATTTGCAGCGCCGGTTTCCTCCGCCCCCTCAAGTGTGCTCCGAAACGCGTGTCCGAAACACCAACACGAAACGGAGGAAGTGAAAAGCGGGCTGATGAAAAACGCGACGCGGTCACTGTTTCCAATGCAAAGAAACGCACTATTGTATTTTCAGTCAGAACGAGGAGGTAATCTTAATACTGTATTACCCATGTATGTGCGTTTTAATTGCTTCGTGCTATTCTTCAACTTCCGATGACAACGGGGCTCAGGTATTTTAAGAGCTTCGGAAGGTAAATcggaaagaaaaacaagcattcGTTTACAACATTACAGTACGACATTGCGGACGGAATGATTTCTGAATTTTGACCGTTGCGACACAACCTATGTCAATAAAACAATGCCAATAGAAAAGGTTACTGATGTGTAATTGTATAATACTGATATATAGCGCTCTGGTTGTCCATGCAGAGGCAGAAGCAATTTGAGTATAAAATACAGAATTCACTCCGCTGTGAGTGTTAACCGTAAATACATCCATCAGTGGCgtctggtgagctggaaacaggggaagctgaaacattacttttaaatctatcattattttcaacctctttccctttatcttccttgattaacaataaaaaataattcacagaataatcgacaccaatcgcgtaaatggaggAAATGATTAGGctatgctcgcgaaacagcgcagattgtctgtagtttgtgtgcttgcgaaagctacaacgtgaaattgtttaattaacaaggatggcatttatcgatttaaattacattaaatgctcatgacacatcacagctttgtgaggtctgtgttctaaacgttattgttcattgcactcaacctaacctaaaagtttattctcagtaatttaaatcgatctaaatcactgattctcaatcctgctcctgtttccagctcaccagacGCCACTGACATCCATGCATTTTCGACTGCCATTTCATCACCTTTGGAACTTCTGttaaatcaggaaaattctgtCTCTACATAATACAGAAAAGCTAGTTCGTTCTTTTGTTACTTCAAGATTAGGGTATTGTATTGCTTTGCCACAGTATCGGGATATGCAAACAACTCTCTGAAAGGTCTCCATGCAGTTggtccaaaatgcagctgctcaaatTCTAACCAGAACATGGAGATCTGAGCACATAGCTTCTGTGTTAGCATCTCTTCAATGGATACCTACTAAATTCCAGATTAACTGTAAGATATTTCTTACTTTTAAGGCTTAAATTAGGTTTGCCGCTCTGTATCCCAGAGCTCACATTCTTCCATATAACTCCCCACGTATACTTCTTTCACTAGgtgcatattttgcagatgcAGCTGTGATCTGATGGTGGCAGTCTCAGGTTTGCCTTCACGACTGTGCTGGCCCTCTGTGTCCTTTATGTTTCCTGCTCAAGATCACCATGCCACCCCCTGTCCACCTCATCGGCTATAGATTTGAACTATTGCGATGAACTGGTGCCTTTTTTATGTTATCCCAATATTAAAATTTCCAGTTTTTCAGGAGTCGCTCAGCTGCCTTTTCCCAGGGTTAGATAATCTCCCAACTGGCCTGggtttactttttttattatttgctcCAGAAAATCCACTATAGTACGTACACAGCTCTACTCCCAGttataaaaatgtgctgtaacaaataaaaatgattgattaTACTCATAACTTCAATAAAACATATAGAGGAGAGGGATCCTAAACACTGCCATCACACAAGTTCAGGCTGTCCCTGTTACACACCATACCATGTCCCAAATGAGTTTGTGCTtttgcaaggtacttaacaaacaattacctcagtagatatccagctgtataaatcgatACAATTGTGTGcaatataagttgctctggacaggAGCATGCTAAATTAtgataatgcaatgcaaatgtaatgaacAGATGTTCCTGATAGGAGGTTTTGTGTGTTCCAGTAAAAAGGACTACAACCAAGGACTGCAAGGGTTACAACAAAGATGCAAAGTGCACAGAGAACACATGAGAGGCTTTGGATTGGTGGCTTTTTGCCGATTGCCTTTTTATGGTTTTGATTGCGTTGAATAACAGCTTCTCCTCTTTGTACTCTCATTGCCTTTTGATACGTGTGCTCTTTTATGTACTTATGAGCCAATAACTCATTTACCTCTCCCTTAGAAAGTCATGGCCACCTGGAATGATCTATGATGTCACAGCCCTGGGCACCAGTAAAATAACTCAGCCATTGGCCTGCTACACAGGTAACATCTGCAGACAGGTAGGGGAAGGCTTTTGTCGGACTGCAACTGCCAAGAAACAGGTGAGTGTGTTGGACCCATTCAAGTAATTGTGTAGTATTACTAAAAAAACTCAGGTGATCAGGTGGAAACTAACTGCACAAAAGTGGGAATCATCCTGCTCCCAATGGCTAGCATTTTTTTTGATTCTACACGTGTTTAGTTGTATAAGTCTGTAATCAATTGCTTTAGAACAGCAGTGTGCGATAAACCTATTGCATTGGAGATCCATTTGTTACAGAGAACAGCCATTGTTTGTTACTAGTTCTTGTTGAGGAGGTTATTGTGAGATGTTTTTGTGAATTCACTTGAAGTGTGAGTAGGACATATCTTATTTTCACCACTGCTGGGTTTTGAGTTAGATGCATTTTATAATGACCTGCGTGTTTCTGACATGACAATAAACAATGATGTATTTTCTGGGTAGAAAATAACTGTTTCAGGGTCAGTGTCTGCTCCTTGTTTTCTCTAATGTCTGTGATTAGACTGTGACTGTGTAACTAGAGAAAATCTAAAGCACTTGTGGTGTGAACATTATCATTTACAAGAGAAGCTGAGGGGAGCAagtgttttaaacatttgtagAGGTCTGATGTCATTCCAGTGCTGCAATGGAATGGAGGTTGTGTCATAAATACCACTGCTAAAAGAATTACCCAAGAACTAGAATAGTTACTGGTCACTTTGTCATACAATATCATGACTCTCAATTTATCATAACTGAATGTCACCACTGTGCTATCTGAGgcaaataatgtatgtatattcaCCATGTCTATGTTAAAAGTAATGGAAACTCTGCCAGTGTTGGCATTTTTGATTGTGCCATGCTGGTGTGTCAAGTCATAGAGTGGCATTGAGCAGCATTACCAATCTTTGTAATATTCATAAAGacaggcaggaagagagagagagatagaggtagatagatagagagagagagcagtttgAGCGGGTGATGTTTGTTGTCAGCACTTCTTTTAAAACCAACATGCCCTCATTTCAGTGAAGCCTTGTGGACTTTTATCTCATTATGAGCTGTACTGTGagataaatcatttttttatcaaagaGGACAAGTAAGTGTTTTCCCTCCTTGCAGATAAGTGACAGCCCCTCCTGAAGTTAAGTCTAGTAAAATGGACAGCAGATCATTGAGCTAGTAGTAAACCTGCGGCATAGTGACTATTATTATACTATTATACTATACTAAAGgtcaaatgcatttatacagtcTGCCATAAAAGGCAACACCTTGCAAGTTGATCGATATCAAAAGATTCATAGCTTGAGTAGGGCATGATGTGTGATAAGATAATGGCAGCCACATGGAACACATCTAGGAATGCAAACAttcaaatatgaatttgaaatgatgTGATATTTTTATGATAAATGATATGCATCAACCCATTGATAGGATCACTCTCACCAACTGACATCCTGTTTTCTTCACGCAAAGCACCCACACAGTTTGCACTGTTAGTATGTGATGCAGGGTCATAAATAGACTGCTTACCACCCCCACAATAAATACCCTCATGCCAAATGAACAGTAATCTTGTGTTTACCCTTCTTTGCAGTATTCTTTTACAggtgaatgcttttttttaaatatatagaAGTAAGATTCCCCATGAtgttcagaaacaaaaaagaaggggaaagtgcaggaaaaaaagaaaacaaaaggaagtgagaaagaaacaaaagaaagagtggaaaaaGTGTAAGGTTGCAGTGTCTGAGTGTTATGGGAGTGTCTGAAAGCTCTGGTGTAGGGATGGGGAGTCTGAGAGTTCTTTGGGTATGCGAGAGCAGTGGGGTAGAGGTGGGGGTGTCTGGGAACTATGGGGGTGTCTGAGAGCTGTGGACATGTGGTGGTCTAACAGAAGCATGGCTGCCTTCACACCCCACGTGACCAACCTCAGCAAAAGGGAGGGCAAGAGCTTTGGCTTCATCCTGCGGGCGGAGCAGGGTGAAGAGGGCCACCTGATCCGGAACGTGGAGAGCGGCGGCCCCGCCGACCTGGCTGGCTTGAGGGATGGGGACCGGATCCTGAGGGTGGATGGGACCTTCGTGGACAACATGGAGCACTCCCTGGTATAGCCCACCCCGCCGGCATCTGAGAACACGCTCTAAAAGATGAGGCTTTCATTGTATCCCCGGTGTATGCACACTGTATGCTATAACTccatctaataaagtggcatgaaaagttgcacaaacagaaCACCAGTAACCACAGATGGACAGGCATCAATGctaaacatagtgctgagatcaaATATGTGCCTACACTGATAAGCAGGTGCAAAGTAATATTTACTCTTGGTTTGAACCTAGAGTGTAATAATCATGTCGGAGCCATGAGTCCGTTTCAATACAGTAAGGGTGACAATAAAAGGCTGTACTCCTGAATTCAGGCTCTGCCCTGAACCCTCTGTATGGTCTCCTGGGTCAGGTGGTGAAGCTGGTGAGGGACAGTGGGATGTCTGTCACTTTGCATGTCCTGGACCCAGCCTCCTACAAGCAGGCCAAGGCAAGCAGGGTGGACCTGTCCCAGCCTGCTCAGGCACAGCCCACCATGAACGGGGTGGCTGGGTCACCACCCAAACCCAAACTCTGTTTTCTGGAGAAAGCCAAAAGTGGATATGGGTTTTCCCTCAAATCTACACAAGGTGAGAACAAGGCTGGCAGAATGGATGGGCCATTTTGGTTAACTTTTTTCatccaattatttttttattttccttgaatTCACTGAGTGCCTTCAGGTTTCCTCATACAGAACAACAGCCTGGTCTGTGAAACAACCTCTAGGCTAGTTCCAATGATACATTAGCATTCATGAACTTTCCAAACCCAGTAAGGTGCTATGGAGAGAAGAGCACAATTAACGGACTGTTATTAACTGTACAGACAAAATCATTGACAAAATAGTTTGCATTCGCAACACCATCAGCCATGACATGACTATGGCTATAGCAGGTCACACACAGCATCTCCCcttgtttctgtgctgttatgCAATCTGTTCCTCTGCCTGCTCCAAGGGGAGAAGGGAATTTTCATGGCTGAAGTGACACCCAATGGCCTTGCGGAGAAGGCTGGAGTCAGGCCTTGTGACCGTGTCCTGGAGGTTAATGGTGAAAATGTAGAGGACGCCACCCATGAGCAGATTGTAGAGAAGGTGAACTCAAAagcttttttgtcattaaataaCTTGGCTTTTATGTCTACCCAACACATACACTGAACCATAAAAGCCTGGACTAAGAGGTCCAAATAGGCAGGACTTCTACTAAAATCAGATTTCAACATCGGCAGCCATTCATTTTGATTACAGTTGCAGCTGTTGAGAGATTGATGTATTAGTTCAACCATAATAGTATTGATATAGAAATTGTTAGCCAGTCGTTTGCTCAAATCAGCAGAAGTTAAATCCCTTCATTCCATCAAGTTGATAATATTAGATGATCTGGGTGAAGACTGTCAGTACTCCTGACCATGTATCCTGACCCCATCCCCCATCAGGTGAAAGCCTCCGGTAGCAGCGTTATGTTCCTGCTGATGGATGAGGAGACGGACAGAtactacacaaacaaaaagatgaagctgggggcaggggtggcTACCTTGAAGCACCTCCCACATAGGCCACGCATCGCAGACATGGCGAAAGGCTCCGATGGCTATGGATACTACTTGCGATCCGACCCAAAGCTAAAGGGTGTGTGCGTCAGGGTAATCTTGTCTACTCCTCCAGTTTCAATCCCACCTCAGCCAGGATGTTTGTCATGGttatgctgctgttgtatctcTGCAATGTGTcaccattaaatatttataacagTGAAAGTGACAGAAAGTAGAGACAgccagatagatagataggtagatagatgaatagatagatagattgacagacagatagacagattcCAAAAGATACATATATTGCAGACCACGTATGTATTTATAGGCATATATAGGACATATATGCCTTGTGCACATGTCCTCAGGCCACTTCATAAAAGACATCGACAGTGGGAGCCCAGCAGAACGGGCAGGACTGAGGGACATGGACCGGCTGGTGGCAGTGAATGGGCACGCAGTGGAGCACTGCAGCCATGAGCAGGTGGTGGACAGAATCTGGCAAGGTGgccagagctgctctctgctggttGTGGACAAGgacactgacaaaatgtataaaatggtAAGCACTGTGGAAATCTAAGCAAGATCTCTGAAGCCTCAGAGCCATTCCTCTAAAATCCTTTTATGTACCTGAATTAACAGTTATTCTTAACATGTCTGGTTACACATGTGGTggtatatgtaaatatacaaaCTGTACACATGCCTACTGCCTCTACTTGGCACATAATACAGAGAGGGAGTGGTTTAATGGTGTAGCAGGAACTGGCGTCCTGCCCATGGGGATGAACAAAGACCCTCTGAGCTGGCTCATCTTGGATAAAGCTCCTATAACAGTCAGATAGTTGAACCCAATCAAAATGAACTTAAAGGATGGCACCATTATTTCTGACTTGCCCTTAATATATTGCCCATTTAAACATCTAAACAAACAAGGGCGCATCACTGCAAGTTGCAGAATTGTTGCTTTTTTGCAATTCAACATGTATTAAATGATGTTCAGGGCAGTGGGGGACTGAAATGATATTATGCCACTCAACAGGGAGGTGTGTCTCCTCTTCTCTACTGGGAGCAAATGAGAGGATCTCTTCTTCACCCaactccccctccatctcccaaGCCTACATCTAAGCCAATCACAACTCCCCCCACCCTGGAGCCTACCCCTGCCTCCTCACCGCCTGCCCAGGGTGACTACAAACCCAAACTATGCAAGCTGGAGAAGACCCTGAACGGATTTGGGTTCCACCTGAATGGCATCCAAGGGGAGCGTGGCCAGTACATTAAGGAGGTAGAGTTCAAATCCCCTCACAGATACAGGCCCAACCACGTTTCACACAGCAAGGAGTGCAATCCGCATGCAAGCAGCTCATTTAAGATGCCTGGAGTGTACGTTTCTGCTCATTTTCGGTGATAATGTCCATTCTATCAAGATTTGAACAACCCTGTTAcacatgctgtgctgtaattggGTTAAAAAGGTGTAATGAACCTTCCTGATATATAGTTTGTCTTTACCCTAAAGTCACTCTGTTCCACCATTTTGAAGTCCTCATGGCCCAAGCCCACTGTAACTCTTTCATCAGTGATTCATAGACTTCACATTGAAGGGACTGTTCTGCTGCCTGCTCGTAGGTGGTGAAGGGCGGGGCTGCAGACAGGGCGGGGCTGGAGGATGACGACATTGTGGTGGAGGTGAATGGCCTGAATGTGGAGGGCAGCACCTATGAGCAGGTGGTGGACATTATCCggagcagcggcagcagccTGGTCCTGCTGGTCGCTGGAAGACAGGCCTACGAGTACTTCAAGGCCCGGCAGATCCCAATCACCAGCCTCCTACTGGACCCCGCCTCGCTTGATGTGCCCTGCATACCCATCACGCTCgagggggtgagaggagaagagaaggaggaggacagagaggagaaagccACCCGGACTGCCACCCCAGCCCTCCAGTCCAAAGCTCATGAGAGGGTGAGCTCACTTGCACCAACAGTGCGTTTCATTAAATAAAAGACCATGACGGCTGCCAATCAGGTCAACCCTTGTCACGAATGCTGCTActctcttctcctttctttccaAGGATGCTCATTATAAAGAACAACTGTTACCCTTTAAGCTCAAAATCCACAATTTCTCCTCTCACAGCAGTTTGAAGAGGCAGACGTGTGTCCAGTCTGTTTTACCATAGTTTCACACCCCTTCACTTGCagttttcttcttatttttctaGAactcatcttcatcatcatcaagCCCAAGCGAAGATGAGCAGCTCTGAAGAGGAACCTCTTAAATAATTATCCAGCTTTCTTTCACCTTCCTATTCACGCTGATTTTATCTCCTGTAACTTCCTGTAAGGCACATGTGTATTGAACGTTCTTCAGTTTGTGTCTGTCATCAGTGAAATCTTATTCTGCATTTTTCATCCTCCCTCAAGTCATCTATTATTTAGTATAATCTCTTCATGCAGACCTAGGACACTAAATCACTGTTGTCAAGACCACACACAGAaggaattttccattttaaagccACTGTTTGATCCGCAGAATGTTAAAATGCCTGATAAAACTTAATGTATTACCTTCATGGAGCTTTTGCCAAAGCCATAAATAATTTACTATTGAAATGGTTTAAGCTATTGATCACTAAGCTGACAGCTTTAAAACTGTACTCATCCCATACCCAAAGATAAAACATCCCTTTCATCCTTTTTTCTGCTGATGAAACAATGTATTGCTAAATATTACAAGCCATGGGCAAATAAAAActgctgcatttctgtgtaGTGGAAAAAGCAACTGTATACTGATTGTATATTAACATCATTGGAATGGCTGGAAAAGCACTGAGGCTTTGAACATggacatgaacatgaacatggaAGATTCATTAACTccattataaaatacataatgtgatttatttagTTACCCTCCACAGCCttcaaaaaatgtcacaagTGTCAGATGTACACAATGTCTGCAGAGCCCCAATCAATGCTAGTGACTGTCACTTGGTATGATTTTAATTCACACAACATTCTCAAGATGATATTGATGCCTTCACAGTAAGGATGCTAACTTTCAATTCTGTTTCACTCACTTTAGGAGTTCAAAGAAAACTTCAACTTCAATCAAGACAGAATCTGAAAATAAGTCATTTATGTTCCTTTGCTAACCAATTTCAGATTATCATATGGACATGTTCATGATTAATGAcaggtttttttaaaatcaaagccAAATCCTAGCTGTCTATGTCAACAATTATTGACCCACTTTCTCTTAGGCTCAATAGGCACAATAACAACAGTTTAACAAGACACGTGTAAGCGCTTTGCTCTCTTTCCCAACTGCCCAAAGCACTGCATCCTGGGTTCAATAACGAGCAATGAAAACACCTCATATGAAGGCAACCAGCACATAGCTGCTGTAGAACACTTAAGTCTCATAGAACCACACATcctttagtttttttgttgttgcaaatAGAACACAAGACAGCTCacgtgaaaaaaatgttacattccCCAGAGAAGGGAAATATTGTTCTTTGCATTCTGGCCTTAGCTAAAGACTGTATAATTTCCCCCTCCTCGTCTAGATAAACCACAACCTGTTGAGCTTTCTGCTGGCAGAACGTTGTATCAACATATGAGAACAGGAGGGATCAGTGTGTGAACATTTGTTTTAGTTCTGATGTGTATATGAGACTGAACTTGCTGGACACACTGTATATCTGTGTCTATAACTATCAGAGAGTGAATCTAAGCATTCTGGACTGCTGGAGCTCCACTGGAATTTCTGCACCTGACATGGGACTATGATGCACCCATCATTGACAGGGACGGTGAAGAGAAAACCCACCAGGTAGGCCAGTACTGTCCAGAGGCTTGTCGTCATGGGAAGAGTGGGATCAGAGACAAGCGTACACAGGTGCactgagaggaagtggaagtGTATCGatttacagcactgatttgACCCTGGCATACACTAGAATGTGTAGAGTTCCCTTATTTTCCTGGAAAAGCAGGTGATCAATCAGGCCGATGGTTATCTCAGGTATCTCTCTAATCcccatttgatttatttgatttttaaattttttttaaaacattttaaacatttaaaatatgacttCCGTATTCACTTCTTCATACCTTTATCCAGTAAACCCAAAGTCCTCCGCCTTCATGGTTTCTCATCACCATATCGCTCCAGCTCACAGCTCTTCATGCCATTCGTCACCCCTCATTGGTCACCCCTGATTCAGGGACAGTGAGGTGTGATCATCCTTCATTAATCTGCATAAACATGCCCAACATCaaaaaaaggaaggagggaaaggagTGTGTCCCGTACGAGCGATCCCAACCACAAGGTCACAAGCTCATGTGTTTCTCAGGAGCCTGCTTATGGGCCAGGTACAGGAAGAGAATGCTGGACAGTGCGCTGACCAGGAAGATGACATCGAACCAGCGGTGGTAGAAGTTGAACTGCAGCTCCCCCAGGACCTCAGTCACGATGGTACGGTACTCCAGGGGCATGCTCATACGCATCAGCAGCACTGAGGACACAAAGTACAtgccctgacagagagagagatagtacTGCATcaagacacagcacacaccctcagagacagagacagcactgtatGAAGAAGCAGCACATACACCCAGAGACAGCACACAAGCTTAGAGAAAGTCAGAGACAGCACTGTATCAACAGTCTGTACACATCCACAGAGACAACAAAAGGCAGCACACACcctcaaagacagacagatgctcAAAAACACAGTACTATATCAAATGAAAGAGAGACGCCACAACCCTGACATCTGTTACATACATTTACTGGTAGACTCACCATGATCTGAGCTAGCACCAGCACTATGACATTGGAGGACTTGCTGCTGGAGATGGCATAGAAGAACTGCAGGGGGGAGTAGGACAACGAAGAAAAGATTTCATAAtgtcagcaaaatgaaaaaaaaaacgtatggAGAATCATGCTGAAAAAAGCCTACCTTAGTCAGCGTGATCAGCAGCCCTCTGATCGATGTGACGATGATGATTCCCACCAGAATGAAGGATATGTGCTGGGACCAAAACTTCACCTGCATGGAGGAGAAAAGTCCCAATCAGGTGAGAGGGATGTGACCACCATGAGTGACTGTGCACATAgcagcacagggagagagtCAAAGCAATCAGCCAGAGTGCTGTTTGTGAAAAGCAGAGACTCTAGGATGCCCCCTCGCCTGACCCACATCGAACTGTATGCCCAGGTAGTTGACAGTGATCTCAATGCCTCGCGTCACAGGGTCAGTCTTGCCCACGCGGTCGAAAACGATGTTAATGGTGGCCTGGAAGAACACACAAAGCAGGGAATTATGTGGTCTGACCAGAATGCTGTTTTATAGATAATCTCACCAGTGTTGGCCACTGAAGGCCTACAGACCTAAGAGGGTTCAGCAAATCGTTACAATTATGGGATGAGAAATTATGAGCTAACCACTCCGGTAGAACTGACAAGTGGAAAAGAC
Protein-coding regions in this window:
- the LOC118789432 gene encoding Na(+)/H(+) exchange regulatory cofactor NHE-RF3-like; this translates as MWWSNRSMAAFTPHVTNLSKREGKSFGFILRAEQGEEGHLIRNVESGGPADLAGLRDGDRILRVDGTFVDNMEHSLVVKLVRDSGMSVTLHVLDPASYKQAKASRVDLSQPAQAQPTMNGVAGSPPKPKLCFLEKAKSGYGFSLKSTQGEKGIFMAEVTPNGLAEKAGVRPCDRVLEVNGENVEDATHEQIVEKVKASGSSVMFLLMDEETDRYYTNKKMKLGAGVATLKHLPHRPRIADMAKGSDGYGYYLRSDPKLKGHFIKDIDSGSPAERAGLRDMDRLVAVNGHAVEHCSHEQVVDRIWQGGQSCSLLVVDKDTDKMYKMGGVSPLLYWEQMRGSLLHPTPPPSPKPTSKPITTPPTLEPTPASSPPAQGDYKPKLCKLEKTLNGFGFHLNGIQGERGQYIKEVVKGGAADRAGLEDDDIVVEVNGLNVEGSTYEQVVDIIRSSGSSLVLLVAGRQAYEYFKARQIPITSLLLDPASLDVPCIPITLEGVRGEEKEEDREEKATRTATPALQSKAHERNSSSSSSSPSEDEQL